A genome region from Populus alba chromosome 3, ASM523922v2, whole genome shotgun sequence includes the following:
- the LOC118062892 gene encoding uncharacterized protein isoform X1 yields MADATYSTKYQQQKQANPAKYYTHFLYKALIVTVFLVILPLFPSQAPEFINQTLNTRGWEFLHFVFVGIAVSYGLFSRRNDESEKENNSSSNQSKFDNAQSYVSRFLQVSSLFDDDVDSSPKSGETKVQTWSSQYYRNDPVVVVAEQNSVLDKEQRATSSRMGEKPLLLPVRSLKSRVIAADVDETGKESNGRSASISRSNSTGSKTFSSNSSKHKGGEFGGWDCLELEEKLKGNVVLPSPIPWRSRSGRMEMKEEADIPSYNLPPSSEEFEYNRSFNSQVPRSARTGSATSSPKLFPSSSFSSPKKFSTSPSFSSEEQGKSVEDFVRKKSIYRSPPPPPPPPPPPPPRSMNRKSSSMKPSFSAIHDEAFLERELKRSFTTEPKDLNRGGNLTMPNSVKTFRSNDLLGEARKEKEFDDRINSKAEKRLKQVEASAMERIGRKTVGFDQSSFKTDSQNRERVTFTPQSTFMEFPEEEEEEYVEKLAVESDEESGTEEEAGDEDEDEDIAGNSFASGIAARPKKEAAAASSASDGGRDVDKKADEFIAKFREQIRLQRIESIKKSSAQIRRNPSSGHCAYPRLRMVMAESLLLLGVAILSRSAWSNNILRCSIFLCPKCQDYKVLLQIAA; encoded by the exons aTGGCAGATGCAACATACAGCACCAAATACCAACAGCAAAAACAAGCAAATCCAGCCAAGTACTACACTCATTTCCTCTACAAAGCTCTCATAGTCACAGTCTTTTTAGTTATACTCCCACTTTTTCCTTCACAAGCCCCTGAATTCATCAACCAAACTCTAAACACTAGAGGTTGGGAGTTTCTCCACTTTGTCTTTGTTGGTATAGCTGTCTCTTATGGCCTGTTTAGCAGGCGAAACGATGaatcagaaaaggaaaataacagcagcagcaaccaGTCAAAATTTGACAATGCTCAATCATACGTGTCTAGATTCCTTCAGGTTTCATCCCTTTTCGATGATGATGTTGATAGCTCACCTAAGTCCGGAGAGACCAAGGTCCAAACGTGGAGTAGCCAATACTATAGGAATGATCCTGTGGTAGTTGTAGCGGAGCAGAACTCAGTTCTTGATAAAGAACAGAGAGCTACCAGCTCAAGAATGGGTGAAAAACCACTCTTGTTGCCTGTTAGGAGCTTAAAATCACGAGTCATAGCCGCAGATGTTGATGAGACTGGTAAAGAATCTAATGGTAGATCTGCTTCTATTAGTAGGTCTAATTCTACAGGTTCTAAAACATTTTCAAGCAATTCGAGTAAACATAAGGGTGGAGAGTTTGGAGGGTGGGATTGTCTGGAATTGGAAGAGAAGctgaaggggaatgttgtgcTTCCTTCGCCAATTCCATGGAGATCAAGATCAGGAAGAATGGAAATGAAAGAAGAAGCAGATATTCCTTCTTATAATCTGCCTCCTTCCTCGGAGGAATTTGAATACAACAGGTCTTTTAATTCCCAAGTTCCTCGATCAGCACGAACCGGTTCTGCAACTTCTTCACCGAAACTGTTTCCttcatcttcattttcttcaccAAAAAAGTTTTCTACTTCACCGTCTTTCTCATCAGAGGAGCAAGGCAAAAGTGTTGAGGATTTTGTGAGGAAGAAGAGCATTTATaggtctcctcctcctcctcctccaccaccaccaccacccccgCCACGGTCAATGAATCGAAAATCATCATCAATGAAACCAAGTTTTAGTGCTATTCATGATGAGGCTTTTCTTGAAAGAGAACTGAAGCGAAGTTTCACAACTGAACCTAAAGATTTGAACAGGGGTGGCAACTTAACAATGCCAAACTCAGTTAAGACATTTAGAAGCAACGATTTGCTTGGTGAGGCGAGGAAGGAGAAAGAATTTGATGACAGAATCAACAGCAAAGCAGAAAAAAGATTGAAGCAAGTTGAAGCAAGTGCAATGGAGAGAATAGGAAGAAAGACAGTGGGATTTGATCAATCCTCATTTAAGACTGATAGTCAGAACCGTGAAAGAGTGACTTTTACGCCTCAGTCAACTTTCATGGAGTtcccagaggaagaggaagaagaatatGTGGAGAAATTGGCCGTGGAATCAGACGAGGAATCAGGGACTGAGGAGGAGGCGGGggatgaggatgaggatgaggaCATAGCAGGAAATTCTTTTGCTTCAGGCATAGCGGCAAGGCCAAAAAAAGAAGCAGCGGCTGCTAGCAGTGCAAGTGATGGAGGACGTGATGTTGACAAGAAGGCTGATGAGTTCATAGCCAAATTCAGAGAGCAGATCAGGCTCCAAAGGATAGAGTCTATCAAGAAATCAAGTGCACAGATAAGAAGAAACCCTTCAAG CGGACACTGTGCTTACCCAAGGCTGAGGATGGTAATGGCGGAGTCTTTGCTGTTGCTCGGAGTTGCTATCCTGTCCAGATCAGCCTGGTCCAATAATATTCTCCGGTGTTCGATTTTCTTGTGTCCCAAATGCCAAGACTACAAAGTTCTTCTGCAGATTGCAGCGTAA
- the LOC118062892 gene encoding uncharacterized protein isoform X2, which translates to MADATYSTKYQQQKQANPAKYYTHFLYKALIVTVFLVILPLFPSQAPEFINQTLNTRGWEFLHFVFVGIAVSYGLFSRRNDESEKENNSSSNQSKFDNAQSYVSRFLQVSSLFDDDVDSSPKSGETKVQTWSSQYYRNDPVVVVAEQNSVLDKEQRATSSRMGEKPLLLPVRSLKSRVIAADVDETGKESNGRSASISRSNSTGSKTFSSNSSKHKGGEFGGWDCLELEEKLKGNVVLPSPIPWRSRSGRMEMKEEADIPSYNLPPSSEEFEYNRSFNSQVPRSARTGSATSSPKLFPSSSFSSPKKFSTSPSFSSEEQGKSVEDFVRKKSIYRSPPPPPPPPPPPPPRSMNRKSSSMKPSFSAIHDEAFLERELKRSFTTEPKDLNRGGNLTMPNSVKTFRSNDLLGEARKEKEFDDRINSKAEKRLKQVEASAMERIGRKTVGFDQSSFKTDSQNRERVTFTPQSTFMEFPEEEEEEYVEKLAVESDEESGTEEEAGDEDEDEDIAGNSFASGIAARPKKEAAAASSASDGGRDVDKKADEFIAKFREQIRLQRIESIKKSSAQIRRNPSSTDKSFLQRTLCLPKAEDGNGGVFAVARSCYPVQISLVQ; encoded by the exons aTGGCAGATGCAACATACAGCACCAAATACCAACAGCAAAAACAAGCAAATCCAGCCAAGTACTACACTCATTTCCTCTACAAAGCTCTCATAGTCACAGTCTTTTTAGTTATACTCCCACTTTTTCCTTCACAAGCCCCTGAATTCATCAACCAAACTCTAAACACTAGAGGTTGGGAGTTTCTCCACTTTGTCTTTGTTGGTATAGCTGTCTCTTATGGCCTGTTTAGCAGGCGAAACGATGaatcagaaaaggaaaataacagcagcagcaaccaGTCAAAATTTGACAATGCTCAATCATACGTGTCTAGATTCCTTCAGGTTTCATCCCTTTTCGATGATGATGTTGATAGCTCACCTAAGTCCGGAGAGACCAAGGTCCAAACGTGGAGTAGCCAATACTATAGGAATGATCCTGTGGTAGTTGTAGCGGAGCAGAACTCAGTTCTTGATAAAGAACAGAGAGCTACCAGCTCAAGAATGGGTGAAAAACCACTCTTGTTGCCTGTTAGGAGCTTAAAATCACGAGTCATAGCCGCAGATGTTGATGAGACTGGTAAAGAATCTAATGGTAGATCTGCTTCTATTAGTAGGTCTAATTCTACAGGTTCTAAAACATTTTCAAGCAATTCGAGTAAACATAAGGGTGGAGAGTTTGGAGGGTGGGATTGTCTGGAATTGGAAGAGAAGctgaaggggaatgttgtgcTTCCTTCGCCAATTCCATGGAGATCAAGATCAGGAAGAATGGAAATGAAAGAAGAAGCAGATATTCCTTCTTATAATCTGCCTCCTTCCTCGGAGGAATTTGAATACAACAGGTCTTTTAATTCCCAAGTTCCTCGATCAGCACGAACCGGTTCTGCAACTTCTTCACCGAAACTGTTTCCttcatcttcattttcttcaccAAAAAAGTTTTCTACTTCACCGTCTTTCTCATCAGAGGAGCAAGGCAAAAGTGTTGAGGATTTTGTGAGGAAGAAGAGCATTTATaggtctcctcctcctcctcctccaccaccaccaccacccccgCCACGGTCAATGAATCGAAAATCATCATCAATGAAACCAAGTTTTAGTGCTATTCATGATGAGGCTTTTCTTGAAAGAGAACTGAAGCGAAGTTTCACAACTGAACCTAAAGATTTGAACAGGGGTGGCAACTTAACAATGCCAAACTCAGTTAAGACATTTAGAAGCAACGATTTGCTTGGTGAGGCGAGGAAGGAGAAAGAATTTGATGACAGAATCAACAGCAAAGCAGAAAAAAGATTGAAGCAAGTTGAAGCAAGTGCAATGGAGAGAATAGGAAGAAAGACAGTGGGATTTGATCAATCCTCATTTAAGACTGATAGTCAGAACCGTGAAAGAGTGACTTTTACGCCTCAGTCAACTTTCATGGAGTtcccagaggaagaggaagaagaatatGTGGAGAAATTGGCCGTGGAATCAGACGAGGAATCAGGGACTGAGGAGGAGGCGGGggatgaggatgaggatgaggaCATAGCAGGAAATTCTTTTGCTTCAGGCATAGCGGCAAGGCCAAAAAAAGAAGCAGCGGCTGCTAGCAGTGCAAGTGATGGAGGACGTGATGTTGACAAGAAGGCTGATGAGTTCATAGCCAAATTCAGAGAGCAGATCAGGCTCCAAAGGATAGAGTCTATCAAGAAATCAAGTGCACAGATAAGAAGAAACCCTTCAAG CACAGATAAATCTTTTTTACAGCGGACACTGTGCTTACCCAAGGCTGAGGATGGTAATGGCGGAGTCTTTGCTGTTGCTCGGAGTTGCTATCCTGTCCAGATCAGCCTGGTCCAATAA
- the LOC118062892 gene encoding uncharacterized protein isoform X3, translating to MADATYSTKYQQQKQANPAKYYTHFLYKALIVTVFLVILPLFPSQAPEFINQTLNTRGWEFLHFVFVGIAVSYGLFSRRNDESEKENNSSSNQSKFDNAQSYVSRFLQVSSLFDDDVDSSPKSGETKVQTWSSQYYRNDPVVVVAEQNSVLDKEQRATSSRMGEKPLLLPVRSLKSRVIAADVDETGKESNGRSASISRSNSTGSKTFSSNSSKHKGGEFGGWDCLELEEKLKGNVVLPSPIPWRSRSGRMEMKEEADIPSYNLPPSSEEFEYNRSFNSQVPRSARTGSATSSPKLFPSSSFSSPKKFSTSPSFSSEEQGKSVEDFVRKKSIYRSPPPPPPPPPPPPPRSMNRKSSSMKPSFSAIHDEAFLERELKRSFTTEPKDLNRGGNLTMPNSVKTFRSNDLLGEARKEKEFDDRINSKAEKRLKQVEASAMERIGRKTVGFDQSSFKTDSQNRERVTFTPQSTFMEFPEEEEEEYVEKLAVESDEESGTEEEAGDEDEDEDIAGNSFASGIAARPKKEAAAASSASDGGRDVDKKADEFIAKFREQIRLQRIESIKKSSAQIRRNPSR from the exons aTGGCAGATGCAACATACAGCACCAAATACCAACAGCAAAAACAAGCAAATCCAGCCAAGTACTACACTCATTTCCTCTACAAAGCTCTCATAGTCACAGTCTTTTTAGTTATACTCCCACTTTTTCCTTCACAAGCCCCTGAATTCATCAACCAAACTCTAAACACTAGAGGTTGGGAGTTTCTCCACTTTGTCTTTGTTGGTATAGCTGTCTCTTATGGCCTGTTTAGCAGGCGAAACGATGaatcagaaaaggaaaataacagcagcagcaaccaGTCAAAATTTGACAATGCTCAATCATACGTGTCTAGATTCCTTCAGGTTTCATCCCTTTTCGATGATGATGTTGATAGCTCACCTAAGTCCGGAGAGACCAAGGTCCAAACGTGGAGTAGCCAATACTATAGGAATGATCCTGTGGTAGTTGTAGCGGAGCAGAACTCAGTTCTTGATAAAGAACAGAGAGCTACCAGCTCAAGAATGGGTGAAAAACCACTCTTGTTGCCTGTTAGGAGCTTAAAATCACGAGTCATAGCCGCAGATGTTGATGAGACTGGTAAAGAATCTAATGGTAGATCTGCTTCTATTAGTAGGTCTAATTCTACAGGTTCTAAAACATTTTCAAGCAATTCGAGTAAACATAAGGGTGGAGAGTTTGGAGGGTGGGATTGTCTGGAATTGGAAGAGAAGctgaaggggaatgttgtgcTTCCTTCGCCAATTCCATGGAGATCAAGATCAGGAAGAATGGAAATGAAAGAAGAAGCAGATATTCCTTCTTATAATCTGCCTCCTTCCTCGGAGGAATTTGAATACAACAGGTCTTTTAATTCCCAAGTTCCTCGATCAGCACGAACCGGTTCTGCAACTTCTTCACCGAAACTGTTTCCttcatcttcattttcttcaccAAAAAAGTTTTCTACTTCACCGTCTTTCTCATCAGAGGAGCAAGGCAAAAGTGTTGAGGATTTTGTGAGGAAGAAGAGCATTTATaggtctcctcctcctcctcctccaccaccaccaccacccccgCCACGGTCAATGAATCGAAAATCATCATCAATGAAACCAAGTTTTAGTGCTATTCATGATGAGGCTTTTCTTGAAAGAGAACTGAAGCGAAGTTTCACAACTGAACCTAAAGATTTGAACAGGGGTGGCAACTTAACAATGCCAAACTCAGTTAAGACATTTAGAAGCAACGATTTGCTTGGTGAGGCGAGGAAGGAGAAAGAATTTGATGACAGAATCAACAGCAAAGCAGAAAAAAGATTGAAGCAAGTTGAAGCAAGTGCAATGGAGAGAATAGGAAGAAAGACAGTGGGATTTGATCAATCCTCATTTAAGACTGATAGTCAGAACCGTGAAAGAGTGACTTTTACGCCTCAGTCAACTTTCATGGAGTtcccagaggaagaggaagaagaatatGTGGAGAAATTGGCCGTGGAATCAGACGAGGAATCAGGGACTGAGGAGGAGGCGGGggatgaggatgaggatgaggaCATAGCAGGAAATTCTTTTGCTTCAGGCATAGCGGCAAGGCCAAAAAAAGAAGCAGCGGCTGCTAGCAGTGCAAGTGATGGAGGACGTGATGTTGACAAGAAGGCTGATGAGTTCATAGCCAAATTCAGAGAGCAGATCAGGCTCCAAAGGATAGAGTCTATCAAGAAATCAAGTGCACAGATAAGAAGAAACCCTTCAAG ATAA
- the LOC118062892 gene encoding uncharacterized protein isoform X4, with protein MADATYSTKYQQQKQANPAKYYTHFLYKALIVTVFLVILPLFPSQAPEFINQTLNTRGWEFLHFVFVGIAVSYGLFSRRNDESEKENNSSSNQSKFDNAQSYVSRFLQVSSLFDDDVDSSPKSGETKVQTWSSQYYRNDPVVVVAEQNSVLDKEQRATSSRMGEKPLLLPVRSLKSRVIAADVDETGKESNGRSASISRSNSTGSKTFSSNSSKHKGGEFGGWDCLELEEKLKGNVVLPSPIPWRSRSGRMEMKEEADIPSYNLPPSSEEFEYNRSFNSQVPRSARTGSATSSPKLFPSSSFSSPKKFSTSPSFSSEEQGKSVEDFVRKKSIYRSPPPPPPPPPPPPPRSMNRKSSSMKPSFSAIHDEAFLERELKRSFTTEPKDLNRGGNLTMPNSVKTFRSNDLLGEARKEKEFDDRINSKAEKRLKQVEASAMERIGRKTVGFDQSSFKTDSQNRERVTFTPQSTFMEFPEEEEEEYVEKLAVESDEESGTEEEAGDEDEDEDIAGNSFASGIAARPKKEAAAASSASDGGRDVDKKADEFIAKFREQIRLQRIESIKKSSAQIRRNPSR; from the coding sequence aTGGCAGATGCAACATACAGCACCAAATACCAACAGCAAAAACAAGCAAATCCAGCCAAGTACTACACTCATTTCCTCTACAAAGCTCTCATAGTCACAGTCTTTTTAGTTATACTCCCACTTTTTCCTTCACAAGCCCCTGAATTCATCAACCAAACTCTAAACACTAGAGGTTGGGAGTTTCTCCACTTTGTCTTTGTTGGTATAGCTGTCTCTTATGGCCTGTTTAGCAGGCGAAACGATGaatcagaaaaggaaaataacagcagcagcaaccaGTCAAAATTTGACAATGCTCAATCATACGTGTCTAGATTCCTTCAGGTTTCATCCCTTTTCGATGATGATGTTGATAGCTCACCTAAGTCCGGAGAGACCAAGGTCCAAACGTGGAGTAGCCAATACTATAGGAATGATCCTGTGGTAGTTGTAGCGGAGCAGAACTCAGTTCTTGATAAAGAACAGAGAGCTACCAGCTCAAGAATGGGTGAAAAACCACTCTTGTTGCCTGTTAGGAGCTTAAAATCACGAGTCATAGCCGCAGATGTTGATGAGACTGGTAAAGAATCTAATGGTAGATCTGCTTCTATTAGTAGGTCTAATTCTACAGGTTCTAAAACATTTTCAAGCAATTCGAGTAAACATAAGGGTGGAGAGTTTGGAGGGTGGGATTGTCTGGAATTGGAAGAGAAGctgaaggggaatgttgtgcTTCCTTCGCCAATTCCATGGAGATCAAGATCAGGAAGAATGGAAATGAAAGAAGAAGCAGATATTCCTTCTTATAATCTGCCTCCTTCCTCGGAGGAATTTGAATACAACAGGTCTTTTAATTCCCAAGTTCCTCGATCAGCACGAACCGGTTCTGCAACTTCTTCACCGAAACTGTTTCCttcatcttcattttcttcaccAAAAAAGTTTTCTACTTCACCGTCTTTCTCATCAGAGGAGCAAGGCAAAAGTGTTGAGGATTTTGTGAGGAAGAAGAGCATTTATaggtctcctcctcctcctcctccaccaccaccaccacccccgCCACGGTCAATGAATCGAAAATCATCATCAATGAAACCAAGTTTTAGTGCTATTCATGATGAGGCTTTTCTTGAAAGAGAACTGAAGCGAAGTTTCACAACTGAACCTAAAGATTTGAACAGGGGTGGCAACTTAACAATGCCAAACTCAGTTAAGACATTTAGAAGCAACGATTTGCTTGGTGAGGCGAGGAAGGAGAAAGAATTTGATGACAGAATCAACAGCAAAGCAGAAAAAAGATTGAAGCAAGTTGAAGCAAGTGCAATGGAGAGAATAGGAAGAAAGACAGTGGGATTTGATCAATCCTCATTTAAGACTGATAGTCAGAACCGTGAAAGAGTGACTTTTACGCCTCAGTCAACTTTCATGGAGTtcccagaggaagaggaagaagaatatGTGGAGAAATTGGCCGTGGAATCAGACGAGGAATCAGGGACTGAGGAGGAGGCGGGggatgaggatgaggatgaggaCATAGCAGGAAATTCTTTTGCTTCAGGCATAGCGGCAAGGCCAAAAAAAGAAGCAGCGGCTGCTAGCAGTGCAAGTGATGGAGGACGTGATGTTGACAAGAAGGCTGATGAGTTCATAGCCAAATTCAGAGAGCAGATCAGGCTCCAAAGGATAGAGTCTATCAAGAAATCAAGTGCACAGATAAGAAGAAACCCTTCAAGGTAA